Proteins found in one Nitrospira sp. genomic segment:
- a CDS encoding helix-turn-helix domain-containing protein: MTDYQSAIDKLSKSLERIPRSELPVVLGELERIKAVIWAEFMTTEKGQPDEALLDMSDVAVRLNIPLSRAYELVRQGKLRGVRVGKYVRVLPTVLKEYQASLATA; encoded by the coding sequence ATGACTGATTATCAATCTGCGATAGACAAGCTCTCAAAAAGTCTAGAACGGATACCGAGGTCAGAATTGCCCGTCGTGCTGGGAGAGCTGGAGCGTATTAAGGCGGTTATTTGGGCAGAGTTTATGACCACGGAGAAGGGGCAACCAGACGAGGCTTTGCTCGACATGTCAGATGTCGCTGTACGATTAAACATTCCTTTGTCACGGGCCTATGAACTTGTACGCCAAGGCAAATTGAGGGGTGTGCGGGTCGGAAAATATGTGCGCGTTCTACCAACAGTGCTCAAAGAGTATCAGGCCTCGCTCGCTACAGCATAA